The Capsicum annuum cultivar UCD-10X-F1 chromosome 1, UCD10Xv1.1, whole genome shotgun sequence sequence TTTCATAGTCTTCACTCCCTCCCACACCTTCCTCATAATTATCCTAAACTAGGTAACATATTCGCGCTTCACGTGTAATAATAATTCATTTCGATAACCCTTTAACTAATACTTTCTCATATATAAATATCAGAAGTGCTAAAAAATCACTCTgcgagaaaaaaaaaaagtttagacTTTAAATCCAAATATATTGAATTTCTAGAATACTTAATGTAACTTCTGAAATTATACCTTTTTCCTCTTTTATCttctttaattaaatatttttctttcttactctattttttaaaatgtcaAATCTTTCTTTCCTCTCTTTTAAATATTAAGCAATAATATTAGCTTACAAAAGAAACTCATATGCGAccataataataatttgataaacttAATCTCAATAATTCTCAGCAGCAACCCACTGCTGCGATCCACTGCACTTTAAAACAATTGATTTCTTAAGTATATTTAGCCATTTTCACATTTCATGCAGTCAAGGATATTCAACTTTATTACAAActaagaaatattattttatatcatttaaaacTCATGTAGTCCATACATCACAATGACTATCAATTATCTCTTGCCTTTTAGAAGTTTTTGATGTCTGCTAGTTATCCGTCACGAAGCTTATCACAAGGTTCATCACTTATGGAAGAAAGAAAGCCTATGAGTACATTTTACGTAATACTTTTGTGAAACAGTAACACTTTTATAGGAATATCAAAGTTATACCGAATTATTAAGGGATCACGATAGATTTTGTTTGTTAAAATTGTCTTGTCGATGCCTCCCGTCTATAAAATAGAGACAACTTATAGCTCTCTTTCTCTTTGACCAAGTTGATCTTGCATCATCTCAAATTCGTTTTCATGATCATCCATCAAATTCTCGAGCCCTAGAACATGTAGAAATAGATAAGCAAGACATAAATTACATTTTTCGAACCTTGGATGTTGTTATACCTTGTCCTTGTTGCCATTTAATCTTTCATGGTAGAATCAATGTATTACTGTTTGCTTCAACAGGAAATTTAGTTCCCACAAAGACTGATTCGTTCCTCTGCatttctgcaaaaaaaaaaatcttgatattgagtcaatttctgaatttttgtgagaaaagtttttcttgatattgagTAAATCATATTTTCTACGGTGCACGCAAGTTCTACGAGTTCAGCTTTCAATTTCAATGCCTCACAATCACGTTTACTGATTATATTGAAGGCATAACGCAAAATAGCTCTaaacacttcaacattttcatagAACAAAAGTCATATAGTAATTTGCATTGATTATTGTACGATTACTTATAAGGCAAGTAGTAGAAGCATAACTCATGCCCCtctttttgaatgtgttttttaATGTAATAGCTTTTTTCTACAATATCTGCTCCAACAACTAATTCGTAAAAATGCACCACTCTCAAATGTGATTATAGATCAAGttctcaaataaaaaatagagaaaattaaaATCACCTCTTTCTTTCAAATAAACAAATCGAAGACAAATATAAAACTCTTTTCTCTCTTCAATTTGTCAAAAGGATGATTtgctaaaagaagaaaaaaggaaagcttTTTATGTTATCTGATTTTTAAAATGCCCACTAATCAAAACCTTCTTATTAAATACTTTTTGGTATAATAATTAAAAGAGTACATCTCTTGCACAATAATATTGATAAATATCTATTGCTCGACGTTCTAAATATACAACAGAAAGAACAACAATATAGTGTACTCCAACAAAGAGATTTGGGAAGTGTAAAGTATACGTAATTCATACCATTACCTCACAcaaaatagagaggttgtttcagaTAGATCCCGGCTCAGGAGATGTTCCAAATATATTCTGACAAATAAATTACTTAATTGTATTTCAATTTaatatcaagaaaagataaatGTCACTTCACTCATCTATTTAATTCAATTAGCTCAATATAACCATCACATACACAATGTAATCTCAcaagtgaaaatagaaaaaagtaaaacataTATAGACCAAGCCCTACTTTGTGTGGTAGAAAGGCTGATTTCAGGCAGacctaccctcaacttaaaaagaAAGATCTACGCGGTGCGAATTCGAATTAGTAAGGCTCAAATGCGGGTACCGAATACccgatgaaaaattaaaaaaaaaaaaagaatctcaaTGTGTTCAATCGCGAAAAAACATGGAAAACTTTTAAAGTTTCGGTTCGCCTGTCATAATTGtatattgcttttcttttatgCACAACAATACACAACGTTAAATTGTTAAACAATACAAAAATGGAGAAGAGGTAACAAATATTACACGACCTAAGAGAAATAAGCAAAACAATATATGCACATGAACAACTGAAAATCATGAAGGCATGAGGATATGAGTATACATATCTTACgaataagaataatgtaaaagaAGAATCGCTCATCTAAAGGCACAATTACCAGCAACGTAAGGcctgaaatacaaaaaaaatatagaataataagaataataaatgcAAGAGAAACACTAATACAAATACACATGAAAGAAAAACTTAAGAAAACATGAAGTTTCATGCCTTCTTAAAATTGAAAtcttttaagttttttatttgaaatagcACATATGATGAGTTGAATTCTTCTCCTTTGCtaaataattttgtttttctCTAAGAGTAAGATAAGATTGTGGgaccatgatttgattattgtatttttaagaagaaggttAATAGTAATGGGGAAGGAAAAGGAAAGATTCGGAGTTTTGAAAACTGCTTAATAAAGGGTAATTAATGGATTTTATTAAGGAAAATTAATGGGtgggatttaaaaaaaaaattaaaaggaataaAAGGTCGAAAAACAGGAAAAAAGACATACTGACCTTAGAGACATGCATCGTCAGCAGTCTCgtatttcatttatatatatatatagagagagagatttactagcaataaatttaatttttaaaaaaatataataaataataaatgatatttaATATTAAGAAGTCGTGAGATAAGGATAATTAATTTCGAAATTAATTTAGAAGAGGAGCTTGTTTCATATGTAGTTGGGACAAAATATATGTAATAACTCATTTTGGGATTAGTTATCTCGGGATATAGTGTTTTCTTATCACTCCTTGAGGAAGCGATAACTAATCTCATAATAATAGCTAATCTTGGGATTTATAATTTTCGGAATAACTTGTTTTTCAATCAAACGATCCCTTAAGAACAAAATGGACAAATTTTTTAATCAATGAACGAGTAAAGATGAATAAAGGGAGTATCAGTAGGTGTTTGgtcatcaaaatcatattttatagaGTTGGAATTACAATTGAAGTTTGGATTTGTATTTGcgcatgaatataaattgaatatgaaagaagtaaaagtaaaaaaaataaaaatacatttttctcaaatataattttaaattatatttaaaatttttatgatcatgcactattatttttattgaaatataataatataaaataatttttttccaaaaaatttaaaaatgctCATAGCCAAAACAACCCCAAAAAAGTCACTTTCAACATAACTTGGGTGGCATCGATTGCAAAAAATGACTTAAAGTAAAAcacaaaaccattatcaaaacaaaCCATTTTAATAATAATGCCCCCACAGTATTGATTTGCACAATCTGTATTTTCCTTCctatccacaaaaaaaaaaaaaaaaaagagtccaCTCCACACCCAAATTGTATAATCATTCATTAATCTTCACAAATATAAATTcacccaaaaattaaaaatcaacaaaaaaaatttccattaaaattaaatattgaaaatCTTTGATTTACCATTGTTTGAGTAATAATGGGTAAAGGAGGAAGTGATGAAAACATGGCTGCTTGGCTTCTTGGTGTTAACACCCTCAAGATTCAGCCTTTCAATCTCCCTGCTTTGggtatttcttttttacttttattattatgttttttttttgcatttttctactGTTTCTTGAACTTATATATGTTGTAATATGAGAAAATAATTGTGTATGTGGAGTAGCATAAACAGTTTTTCAGAAGTTAAAAaacattagtttttttttttttttttttaaaaaaagagataaagcATCTAGTAACCCCTAAGATCAAATTTTCTACTAGGCACTCCAACTTCACAGCTCCTACTACTCCGAACTAAATTATAGTGTATTTCTGTTGAACTTTTTTAGCTGACGTAGCACATGACCTAGTAACCCTTAAGATCATATTTGCTACTACGCACTCCAACTTCACGGTTTCCTATTACCCGAactaaattttagtgtatttttgttgAACCtctttagctgacgtgacacatGACAGTCTTTCACGAGCCTCAGGTGTTTAACTTCACACAAGGTGTCACATCAGCataaaagattgataaaaataccTTAACATTGAGTTTAGGGATAATAACACCTTGGgggtgtgtcgtagcaacttggATGATAATTCAGGGTACTAGATGTTTAtctcagaaaaagaaaaaagaacgcTTTTTTAAAAAgcacttttgagaaaaatatatttaaaaagcaCGTTTAAAAGCTTGATCGAACATTAATTACTATATAGTAAGTAgtgtttttttctaaatttaagcaTTATTATTTACATTTGAATTGTGGTTAAGAACACAGTGACTAACATTGTTACTTCATAGGACCCCATGATGTTAGAGTTAGGATGAAGGCTGTTGGTATTTGTGGAAGTGATGTTCACTACCTCAAGGTAAAATCTTCCTTCTGGTTCACTATTTTGATAGCTCGATTTAGGGGTTGGGAGTGCTCGTGAGGTTCGAACACACATATTGACGCTCAAAGCGTTAAGGTTCCGCATGAAATCCAAAGCACCCAACTATCTTCTTGGTTTCCTGGGTTCTTTTTTGAAGCTTATACtaatttttataccttttttatataattatacctagtcTGCGTCGGATTTAACGAGTGCTGGAGCACCAAAAAAATGCATGTAGGTCCGCCCGTCTTTATGGTATATAACTCTTGTTAGTATTTAGGTTCGGTGAGTGTTGTGTGGCCTATACTTTGGTTATGTTTCCATTGACTCTACGATGATTATTATTGTGTATAGAGGCCTACCCAAGCATgtaaaaagaatgaaagaaacaAACTTGTTGGTACTCCTATTgttcaaatgtaaaaaattatgttatatggATCCTAACGCTATTATGCTTCTGGTATTGGTATGATTACCATCAATCCTTTTAGAATGTTGTATTGCGTTTTGAAAGGTTAATGTGAAATGCCCAATAGCTATATTATATACATGTTtgttatgttgctcggactctccaaaaatgctTTGCACTTGTGTTGGTATCGTTGGAGGATTCTACATGCACCTaacgacatttttgaagagtcctagTAGCGTAGCTGTTTGGTAAGAAAAATGAAGTGTGCTTGCAACGCGAGTGAAGTTCTGTTACATTTTCTTGGGCCACATTGTACATTGTCTGGTTAGAGAGACTACAGAAGTTTTGAGAGCAAAGCAACCACAATTTTGCGTCTGAAATTTAAGGTGTGCATCTGTTGAGTGTTTGGTGTAAATTAGAGTACGTAAATGAACTAGAGCCTATTTCTGAACTTTTAGGCTTTAGATACATTATGGAATCTATTTTCTTTGAGCATCAATTTGGTCCTATACTCGATGAATTCATGTCTTCCTTATACAATAAAAACTTATAGTAGTCTCAAACTTGAGAAACATCAGTTAAGCTTCTAAttggaaataaatttttgaacttAAGACCTTGAGATGTGCGGATTTTGTGGTTAAAGAGCCAATGGTGATTGGTCATGAATGTGCCGGGATCATAGAAGAAGTTGGTGGTGAAGTCAAGACGTTGGTTCCTGGAGATCGTGTAGCACTAGAACCCGGAATTAGTTGCTGGAGATGTGATCTTTGCAAAGAAGGGCGATATAATCTCTGCCCTGAGATGAAGTTCTTCGCTACTCCTCCTGTTCATGGTTCTCTCGCGAATCAGGTACAAACCTTACCTACTTCTATCAATTTTCCACATGTCACGTTGATTTCACATTTAATAAGAAGGCACTCATGGCATAGTCACGTGACCTAATCGTTCTTTGTTGGTTTAGTTAGGTTAGAAGTTGGAATAAAAATGTGAGTAGTTTTTAAATCTAGTACCTATTGAACTTCAATAGATTACATAAATAATAGAATTGATATTGAGCTCGTTTGTCCCTCCGAATATAATCGTTAGTGTACTCAAATTTGCCATAGGCTTATTGTACGTGAGGTCACATAAAATTATGTACAGAGGCATTGTGCAGAATGCAGGGCTTACGGAGTGGTAATAAATTTCGACGTTGATAAAAGCTTAAACACTGATCTCTTTTCGTTCACCAACAGGTAGTCCATCCTGCAGATCTATGTTTCAAGCTCCCCGATAATATAAGTTTAGAGGAGGGAGCAATGTGTGAGCCACTTAGTGTTGGTGTTCATGCCTGTCGGCGTGCAAATGTTGGTCCCGAGACAAATATATTAGTGCTGGGAGCTGGACCAATTGGACTTGTCACACTGCTTGCTGCTCGTGCTTTTGGCACCCCAAGAATTGTTATTGTGGATGTAGATGACTATCGTCTTTCTGTCGCAAAGAAGTTAGGAGCAGATGACATCGTCAAAGTTTCAACTAATATTCAGGTCAGGATCCAAATTTCAAAGTTCTTGCAGTTAATCTCCCATGTTTCTTGTGCACTCTCGAGACCGAATATATAGTTTCTTTCATGCATGATAACTGACTTTATTCGTTATAACAACAGTCACAAAACTATTTTGTCTGATTAAAATAACTTAACCGACAGTTACAAACTATAACAGTAAAATAATTGGAAACTTTACCATTATAGTAGTAAAGTTTAGTTGCTTTAATGTGACAAAGTAGTATCGTAACTTTACTGATATAGTGAGTAAAGTTCAGTGACCATTACGAGAAGTTAATCCGTGAATACACAAACATCAAAGTTGAAGATGTTGCCGGTTTTCTTTCCACTTCGCTAACTGGTACTTTTGAACAGGATGTAGCTACGGATATACAGAACATTCAGAAAGCGATGGGAGTTGGAATCGACGTGAGTTTTGACTGTGCTGGCTTTAACAAAACCATGTCGACTGCCCTTGGTGCAACTCGTCCAGGCGGCAAAGTTTGCTTGGTGGGAATGGGACATCACGAGATGACCGTTCCTCTCACTCCAGCTGCTGCAAGGTACAATAACAACTATGCATCAATCTAACTAAGTTGGAGTTGACTATATGAATCTTCACTGATCATATCGCTTTATTTAAGTTCATCACACACCAGTATTATAGGAAGTGTACAATAATGAGTACCATACATATAAATCTCAAACAAGACTAACAGACTATTAGAAAACATATGATCTAAAAGTAAACGTACTAGCCtgattaaaataaggaaaatgctctgtttccaccctgaactatacATGAAATTGACGTGACACACCcgaattttaggagggtcctattatcccctggactatttaaaactgtattttttgcaaccttagtgcctacgtggcacatcagtgaatcaacactgaaggtccacgtagtcatacgtatgtgccacgtaggcactaaggttgctaAAAATATGGTTTTCATTAGTCCAGAGGTagtaggaccctcctaaagttcgggtgtgtctcagcaatttcgtgtataaTTCAGGGTGGAAACAAGCATTTTCTCATTAAAATGTATTCCCAACTAATTCGTATTAGTTATACCTATGACGCTCACACTCTTCAAAGTGCTTCCAGGTGTGTGTGTCAGATCCTCCAAGCAGTG is a genomic window containing:
- the LOC107874232 gene encoding sorbitol dehydrogenase gives rise to the protein MGKGGSDENMAAWLLGVNTLKIQPFNLPALGPHDVRVRMKAVGICGSDVHYLKTLRCADFVVKEPMVIGHECAGIIEEVGGEVKTLVPGDRVALEPGISCWRCDLCKEGRYNLCPEMKFFATPPVHGSLANQVVHPADLCFKLPDNISLEEGAMCEPLSVGVHACRRANVGPETNILVLGAGPIGLVTLLAARAFGTPRIVIVDVDDYRLSVAKKLGADDIVKVSTNIQDVATDIQNIQKAMGVGIDVSFDCAGFNKTMSTALGATRPGGKVCLVGMGHHEMTVPLTPAAAREVDVIGIFRYKNTWPLCLEFLRSGKIDVKPLITHRFGFSQKEVEEAFETSARGGDAIKVMFNL